AGGCTTGGGCGCCGCACTGCTGGTCTGCCAGTAGCGCTGCAAAGGCTCGACCCAGCGCCAGGCGGCTTCCTGCTCGTCACGCCGCACGAACAGCGACAAATTGCCGCGGATCGCATCCACCAGCAAGCGCTCATAGGCTTCTGCCCGGCGCTGCTTGAAAGCCTGGTCGAACGCCAGGTCAAGCGCCACCGGCTGCACCGTCATGCCGTCGCCCGGCTGTTTTGCCAGGCAATGCAGCTGGATCGATTCGTCCGGCTGCAGCCGGATCACCAGCCGATTGCTGCTGACCCCGGCCTGGCCGCCTGGCATCGGCAGGATGGCGTGCGGGATAGGCCGGAAGGTAATGATGATTTCCGCTGTACGCTGCGCCAGGCGCTTGCCGGTGCGCAAAAAGAACGGCACGCCGGCCCAGCGCCAGTTGTTGATCTCGGCATGCAGGGCGACGAAGGTTTCGGTCCGCGACTGCGGCGCCACACCCGGTTCCTGCTGGTAGCCGGCCACCGACTGCCCTTCCACCGCGCCGGAAGCGTACTGGCCGCGCACCGCCTTGAGCTCCATGTCTTCCGGCGAGAACGGCTTGAGGGCGCGCAATACCCGCAGCTTCTCGTCGCGCACCGCATCGGCATCCATCGACGTCGGCGGCTCCATCGCCACCATGCACAATAATTGCAGCAGATGGTTTTGCACCATGTCGCGCAGGGCGCCGGTGCCTTCATAAAAATCGCCGCGTCCTTCGACGCCCAGCTGCTCGGCGATCGTCAGCTGCACATGGGCCACCGACTCGCGCCGCCACAAAGGCTCGAACAGCGAATTGGCAAAGCGCAGGGCCAGCAGGTTTTGCACCGCCTCCTTGCCCAGGTAATGATCGATGCGGTAAATCTGTTCTTCGGCGAAT
The sequence above is a segment of the Collimonas sp. PA-H2 genome. Coding sequences within it:
- the zwf gene encoding glucose-6-phosphate dehydrogenase, producing MQPNIPFTFTLFGATGDLSMRKILPALFVAHREGKLHQDGHIICVAKQDFSQDDYLAWVSKSAAPYVKGGGVQDEAVWQAFLARLTYLPLDLLDSDGYQVLAQKLAAGNAVSVFYLATAPALFEPICANLAASKIDLSQARVVLEKPLGHDLLSSRAINDAVARVFAEEQIYRIDHYLGKEAVQNLLALRFANSLFEPLWRRESVAHVQLTIAEQLGVEGRGDFYEGTGALRDMVQNHLLQLLCMVAMEPPTSMDADAVRDEKLRVLRALKPFSPEDMELKAVRGQYASGAVEGQSVAGYQQEPGVAPQSRTETFVALHAEINNWRWAGVPFFLRTGKRLAQRTAEIIITFRPIPHAILPMPGGQAGVSSNRLVIRLQPDESIQLHCLAKQPGDGMTVQPVALDLAFDQAFKQRRAEAYERLLVDAIRGNLSLFVRRDEQEAAWRWVEPLQRYWQTSSAAPKPYMAGSWGPTASFAMMERAGAQWPEDR